Below is a genomic region from Xiphophorus hellerii strain 12219 chromosome 1, Xiphophorus_hellerii-4.1, whole genome shotgun sequence.
gttttagatattgaaatgtttctccccaccagcaacagtcaaaatatacataaaacaatccagagttctcaaaaaatgttatgtatGTGGAAATCAAGTTAATGTATAAATATTCATATgttaaaacttatttgtttaattagtaATTTAATAAGTGCATTTGTTGAGCTTTAGGTTGCACTATTATATTGCATGTAGCTAatttcacaatgttttattgtgaataagtgttttattttacgTTTGTGTGCTTTATAACTTAATTGGCCATTTTGCAATTTATGCAAATGAGGTTCGCAGCCTGAGTGTTAATGAAGGTTAGATAGCAGAGAGGAGGGAAGGCGCTGCAGGTAAGATCGACTGAGCCACACAGTTTTTCAACCAAAGTTTGTTTTGTGGAGgttatttaggatttaattgCTCTTGTAAAGGATAACGCAAAACTGGGGggtaaatttttgttttgtatcttTACATCAGAGCGCTGTGGAAGTTCTTATTTTCCTCTTCAAACACACAAGTAAAATCAGCAAAATTAACCTTGTGGCAACACagtgtagttgcattttattcaagctggagtttataactttaataaaaatgttttctccatatttgttaaagctgtcatcATGTCATGATGCCAGTTTGTtctgagacagataatctgtgaaaacaatcaatctcctccacctgctccctgagctgctattgctaGCTAAAGTAAAGCAACGTTccgaccaaaacaaccaatcagaaccaggaggagggtcttagcgctgtcaatcaacctcattcactcgctgctaaatgtgctaaaggTGGAGAGACATTTATCATTATTGCTAGCTACAGCACAGCGCAGAGCAAGGGGAAGGAGGAGCAGcaccacatgagattgtgattgacagcactaaaactctcctgactctgattggttgtttctagagagaactgggagaaagcagaggaaatagatttttcacagattatctctcatgccaaactgtcacaacataatgacagttttaacaaatatgtaaaaaaatatttttataaaagttagtgcagctttaatttgACTAGGAGGGGAgagaggacgggtcaggaggtcagagctgctgctgactgactcacctgTTGTTAAGAGGTAAAAGGTACAGAGACAAgttcaatatatgaatatgttggtcatttatttctttaatttattaaatgttagtgAATTGGAGGCCAACAgcctgtagctaagctaactatgctaaatggttgataatctctcagtctacccacctctcagagaaaaactgggttataaatGAACACTTTTACCTTTTGCTCTCTCTTATCTCTATTTTTTCAAAACCtaactttataatttttcttagcagcataaTAACAGCCACAGTGGTTCTTGTtttccactgactgctgctgaacatcgtCACCGTCAAGCAGGAACCAACCATTTCCTGCAGATCCAGGAGGTTCAGGGTGAATATGGATGTTTTTCTGGGAGCggcaacatttcatttttactgctaaaacaattttagaaaacacaatatgattcgatttgtaattgacagggccccaattttttaaaatttctatgatcaaaacaaagaaaattgtggagggccccctgtcACTCAGGGGCCCTTAGGATTCTCCTAACTCCCCCCCCCTACAGGCGCCTCTGTGTAGGATTCTCTGCATGTTTCTAAttcaaacttttacattttcatgaaaAGTTGTTTAGTTCTGCAACATTGCCTGAAACCGTCTGAGTGCTGCCCTCCTTAGGTTGATTGGTGGTACTGCAGTTGAATTTTGCTATTGTTTAAAACAGTCCATCTTTACATTCCTCAGCTCTGGTCCATCTCtgacgccccctggtggccatTAAAGTCTCCAacaacagaaaagttttttattgataaaaaaaaaatctcttcaggGTCTGAAAAGTCTGATTATTGTGATAAAGTGGAGAAGATGGCAGCAGACCCACTCACTCCCTCCCCTTGTCTCCACGTTTGGCCACGCCCCTAAGCGACTCtaggctccgcccactttggtgGAATTACTTTCACATGGGGGCTGGTCTGTGATTCTGTGGCCTGGTTCCCTGGAAAAGGAGGgaatcaccatagcaaccagtgacAGCATGCTCTCTGGTTTGGTCTTTCCACCTGAACTGGACGCTGGTGACCTCTGTGACCTTGGTGAGTTTTTCAGCAGACACTGAGACGAGTGAATTTAATGactttatttcttattgtgaCACAAATCAAAGTTTCTCCACAGACGGGCGAGTCAGCACAGCGACAAGCTGAAGGTACGGGAACATCGACAACCAGGAACCAATCACAGAGCTGAGAAGCTGTTGCCACGGTCACAAACACTGTTCATCACATGTCCATTTAACAGAGGGAACCTGTCAACTACGACTCCCAGCAAGCCTTGCTGCTAGAAGTCAGCCAATGAGAACTTTGTGtctgaaggtcagaggtcagccttgATGCTGCGTTCGGTTTGACTCAGAAGCTGGAAAACCAGAGCTGTGACGATGCTAGCTACTGTTAGCATTCTGTGttttcaaacaggaagtgatgacgTTTGGGTTTCTGTGTGAGACGAGCCGTCATTAACAGACTGACTTCTTTATTAAACCAGCTTTTATTGGATCCTGAACTCAGGCCTTCCCAACGTCACACATCCaactgcagggggcgctctcgTTGTTTTTCCACCCAGAAACTCATGAAGCCGAGTGTAAATAGAACGCATCATCACTGCGTACCAGCCGAGGCTCATGGGTAATGTAGTGTTGAGACATGTTAGATCAGAAGTTTGCTTCTTCTTGAAAATTCTTCCTGATTTCTCCTGATTTATACAACAAACATTTGATCCGCTCAAATTTACACAAGCAGCAAAACCAAAGAAACGATAcgaacaataaaaatgtgagaCACGACCCGAActatcttcctcctcctcctcttcctcctctcactCCCTCAGGTAATCCAGAATCTGATCCATCAACATCTGGGGGTCGTAGTTCAGCACAGCTCTCCTGCGGCGCCTACGACTCCCGTGGTTCACTTCCTCTAGGTCAGCGGTTGCCATGGTATCGATGCGTTTCATCCTTTGCAGCCCGGGTCCTCGTGGGCGGAGCTTCTCTTCCTCTTCGTCGTCCAGCCTCTTTACTCTGAGGAGGGGTGGCTCGTTGCTAGGCGACTGGCCGTCCAGGGAGCGGCGGGTTCGTCTGTGGGCGGGGCTAACGGGTCTGGCCATGGCGGACAGGTCCCTCTTTGCTCTGCGGcctgatgacatcatcacctGGGCGTTGTTAGGGCCGTCACTAGACAGTATCTTAGCAACCATCTGCCTGCAAAGGAAAATcacagaaatctgtttttcaacatttcataaATAAACCTTAACAGAAacgaaagaaaaaacattttttaaatgattgatttgaatcctgttttgtttgaaaaacattccaGAAATGTGAAGGTTTTAAAGTGAACAAAAGAAGGTTTGAGACACAGTAACACATCGCTAACTACCGGTTCAGCTAGCTaacagctaaatgtttagtttggtgCTAGTTAGACATTTAGTtggcaaactaaatatttgtgaacaaactaaatgtttcctaACTAAATGTATAGATTTAGCTCTTAGCtaattaaatgttgtgtttgtagCTAcagcttgctaattaaatatttactgtttagaaaaaagaaccacattttttttctcttaggCTAATTAAACCAAATTATTGTTGCTagtttttgattgtttgttAGATGATGTCAGAACTTTCAGCTTTCATCATGAAACGTTTGTATTTCATTCCTTGTGTAGTCGGGCGTCTCGTCCCCGGAAGTATGACCATATAAGGAATAGGCTGGGCAGAGCGCAGCCGAGTCGTTATGGAGACAAGTAATCAGGTAATTAAGTAATCAGATTACAGGAGGTTTGATTCTGATTCTTCCTCTTGGTTTTTGAAGGCGACATCATTTCAGAGGGAACGACTCACAGAGCGCCGCTGACTGGGTTCAGCTTGGAGGAGGCAAAAGCCgcttattattgttattattattattgttattattattattattgttattattattgttgttgttattattattttttctggtTTCAGGTTTCTGGTCTAACTTTATCCATTTGGTGTGTGCAGGTGGACCTGCtgcagttttagtttagtttcagATCAGAATGGTTTCTGATCTGATTATTGATTCTGAGTGTTTGGGTCGTCGGGCCCCTGGCTCATTTTAAAGGGACCTGCTGCTTTCTTTACAGTTTCATTCCTCTGTGGTTTTCAGCAGGGATTTCTGTGTGAGTGTTTTTGTCGGGGAGCAGCTGGGCGTATTTAGTTATATTAGttgttatgattattattattattcctccTTCAAGCAGCCTGTTTTAGTCACAGGTTCCAACCAGATCTGCGCCGTGAGGCTCCCAGCATAGACTTCTATTTTTATTGTGGTCATTTTTGTATCAAGAAGtaacttttcttttccaatgtattttattgaattttctcTCTTCGGACACAACAAACTTAACATTAGAAACATGAACTTATACACACTTACATTCACTCACTCACCATTCAAACCTGCATTTGTTTAGTtccaaaaatatacaaaacccTTTAGATTAAGGCAGAGAAAATAACAAGACaatatataaatagaaactgtaGTTAAGACGCTCATTAATAAGCTCTGCCTTCAGTCCCTACCATCCTCATATTTGGCTCCCACAGGTTCCCAAAGTCTCCCTTGGTGATGTACTTTAGTTTTTCCAGTCTGAGcaaatttgtaatttctttcttcCAGAGTCCAGGGAGGGAGCGTCCATGCTCCTCCAGCATGATGCAGTAGATCTTCTGGCTTGAAGAAGTCCATAATCTATCAATTTAGTGTTAATCTGTGATTGTTTAAGTTCCACTCGGTATATTCTCCACCaccggaggaagccggtcagacctggcggCCCAAACATGTTGTGAAGGTCTGCTGGGAACATCTGGCGGAATTCCCTgagagacggagctttaactcccatctccggcagaactttgaacacgtcccgggggacgtgggggacatggagtctgagtggaccgtgttctgttcctccattgtcgaggcgatTTATCGGAGCTGTGGCTGCAAGGTTGTCGTTGCCTGTCGCAGCGGCAACCCTcaaacccgttggtggacaccttcggtgagggatgccgtcaggctgaagaaggagtcctatcgggcctttttggcctgtgggtctccagaagcagctgatgggtaccggcaggcgaagcggcatgcggctcgggtggttgctgaggcaaaaactcgggcgtgggaggagtttggagaggccatggagaaagacttcgcATAGTcaaacctcggattcaggaagagcagggtggttctggttctggtggtggaacactggaccagctctacaccctcagcagggtcctggagggttctgggagttcgcccaaccggtctaaatgtgttttgtggacttggagaaagcgttcgaccgtgtccctcggggagcccagtggggggttctccgggagtatggggtacctgggccctttgatacggactgtcaggtccctgtatgaccggtgtcagagtctggtccgcattgccggcagtaagtcgggctcgtttccggtgagagttggactccgccagggctgccctttgtcaccgattccgttcatcactttcatggacagaatctcTAGACCAGCCAAGGTGTCGatggatccgatttggtggccttaggatctcatctctgctttttgcagacgatgtggtcctactggcttcatcaggtcatgatctgcagctctcactgGAGCGGTTctcagccgagtgtgaagcggccgggatgaggatcagtgcctccagatccgaggccatggtcttgagccggaaaagggtagagtgccttctctgggtcaagggggggtgtcctgccccaagtggaggagttcaagtatctcgggatcttgttcacgaatgagggaagaagggagcgggagatcgacaggcggattggtgcagcgtctgctgtcaagcgggcgctgtaccggtccgtcgtggtaaAGAGAGAGCTGAAGCTcggtcatccgggagggactcagagtagagctgctgctccttcacattgagaggagccagttgaggcttgggcatctggtcaggatgcctcctggacgcctccctggtgaggagttcatgtcccaccaggaggaggggaaaacccaggacacgctggagggcgatgtctctcggctggcctgagaacgccttgggattcccctggaggagctggaaaaagaggctggggagggaagtctgggcctcctttCTGAAGCTGCCACCCcctgcgacccgaccccggataagtggaagaagatggatggatggatatattcCTAGAACACAGAGCTTAACCTCTAAtccagtggtgcccaaagtcggtcctcaaggGAGGatctggatcaaatgatggatCATTAGAGGCCTTAGGAGAACACTGACATGTGGAGAAGGTTGTTGGATACCAGGGAGAGaataaaagatgcatttttattgCCGGCCCTCCAGGGCCCTCCTGATCTAATGGGACTTTCACCTTAAACAAATCAGATAGACACCTAACAACATCCTTCCAAAACTTCTGGATTTTAAGACATTCCCACAGACGATGGAGAGAAGTAACTTGTGACTACTTTCGCCCGTAGTTCGTCTGTGAACCGGAGGAAATGTGTCTAATTTGCTAACGGTGCCTCTGTTGATTCTTACCAGCTTGTGATGGTCTAGTAAAAGGACGGTTTGAGTTTCTGTTGGCGGTAGTTGTACCCACAGTCACACTTGTTGGTTCAACGTGTGAAACCTACCGTGAGGACAGTAAAGGTGTGGCCAGAGGGCTCAGACGCTGTGCTCCAGGACCGGTTCAGGAATacagattggactattttccaccatacagacttggatcagtacgcctcatctgtactgaaccatatttccaccaccatagaaCGTGTCACCAGCTACAAACGCATTACCATGTAccccaaccagaaaccctggatgaaccgagacgttcgtctcctgctgaaggcccgcaacatcgccttcaggtcaggggatgcacagacttacagtgcagccagggctgagctgaagaagggaatcaagaaggccaaacaccactacaaaaggaaggtggaggatcatttttctaactcCAACTCCCGACGTATGTGGGaaggccttcagattctcacagactacaagaaccccaGTACCACCCCTgcttctactgatgtctccttcctcaacgaacttaacaacttctatgctcgttttgagagagggaataccacaactgcaaccaaagcagctaccaccccaggccaacagccactgactttcctccccactgacgtaggagcgactctgagcaggattaaatcccacaaggctgcgggtcatgatggcatacctggacgtgtcctcagaacgtgctctggggagctggcaggagtgctgacggacatcttcaacctgtccctggcccctgctgtggtaccgacctgcttcaagtctacctccatcgtcccaatccccaagaatcccaacccaaccagactcaatgactaccgcccggtagcccttacccccatcattaccaagtgcttggagcggctggtcctagcacacctcagatcctgtctccccccccacactagacccccaccaatttgcatacaggcagaacaggagcacagaggatgcagtctctatagcgctgcactctgtcctttctcacctagacagtaagaacacttacgccagactgctgttcttagattttagttcagcattcaatactgtcatcccatcacaactcatcaccaaactcacagacctcggcatcagtccactcatgtgtaactggttgctcgacttcctgaccagtcgacctcaacatgtccggctggacaaccacttctcatccaccatcatcataaacaccggagtgccacaaggctgtgtgatgagtcccttcctctactccctcttcacctacgactgcagacctgtccacggctctaacgccatcatcaagttcgcagacgacaccacggtgatcggcctcatcagagataatgaccgaggccgcttacagggaggaggtagaccgtctggctgagtggtgcgacaaaaacaacctgcagctgaacaccgagaagaccaaggagcttatcgtggacttcaggaggaacgctgacccacatccacccatccacattaaggggacagtggtggagcgtgtggacacctttaagttcctgggagtccacatctccgaggacctgacttggacgaccagctgctccaaattCATTAAGAAGacgcatcagcgcctcttcttcatgaggaccctgaggaagaaccacctgttcatcagagatcctcacgaacttctaccactgcaccattgagagcatcctcaccaactgtattacagcttggtacgggaactgctctgtctccgaccggcaggcgctgcagagggtggtgaaaactgccccagtatatcgccggggcactgctccctgccatcaaggacatctacaggaagcggcgtgtgaaaagggccgggaaaatcacaaaggactccactcacccagcacacacactcttttccctcctgccctctgggaggcgctacagaagcctacggaccagaaccaccaggcaccggaacagcttctttcccacagctgtcacgcttttgaacgcctcctgacataaaacataagctATAAGGAcagtactcccctatcctctcatacaacaataacacatggactatcctcacacacacacacatcacgaactgttttcttcacacacacatacaacctgtaaattttatctgccattatttatctataatccattccctaacattcttgtatattctgtataatctgtgcatgtagctcccatatttatatttatacacaatatctatatctcttgctataaccccttatagtccatacatacatagtcttgtacatctgtaaataaatatttatatctcgtagagcacttctggatagatgcaaattgcatctcgttgcttgtacttgtgacagtgcaatgacaataaagttgaattctattctattctattctactgCAGATTGTAGAGAccagtttagtttttagtgtcaGTCAGGTGTGTGGTCCTACCTGAGGGCGTCCTGGTCTCGGCTCGGTGCGGCTGAGGTCTGACCGGACTCCCTGGTTCTCTGCAGCAGACTCTGGGCCAGCCGGGGATCCATCCTGACAAACATCCACCCGTCCCGTTAACATTTacaccctcctcttcctcagacaGCTGATCTGACTCACTCACCTGTCCAGCAGCGCCTGAGCCAGCTGCGGCTCCACCAGGTCCCACCAGGGGGCGCCGGGCTGCCCCATGCTCATGCCCCGCCCTGTCTCATCGTAGTCTGCGACATCGGCGGTCTGGAAGTCCCCTGGAGgcccctcttcctcctcctcgtcctcctcctcctccatcaccTCCACGTCTCCGGGGCCGACCAATCCCAGCGCTCTCTGCCTCGCTCAGGAGGCGGAGCAAAGCAGCCAGGTAAGCTGTGGATGAACGTGATTGGCTCTGGAGCTTATTctgaataaaatgtgacatcAGAGGttcctgcatcctgttggctaaAGATTTTAGAGCTTTTTATGAAAACGAGAATAAAGTGaatgaaaactttaaagttgcgagttttaaatgttttattaaatataattgaGCTGTTTTAAAGGtgtaaacctttgtttgtttgttaaaactgctcAGTAAGAGGAAATCAGCGgctttaaatgaataataattgtaatattTAGTGAAAACGGCTGAATAAACAACCTGCTCGttgctcctcctcctgctcccgTCTCTGGTCTCTCTCCACCAATCGCTGCAGAGCCTGGTCGATTCCCCGCGCTCTCCAGTCTTCTGATTGGTAGTACAGGTCATTGGCTCCGCCTCCTGCTTGCAAGGCAGGATATGACATCATTTGTTCATCATATGGCAGCCGGTTTCGGAGGTCTCTGCGCTGTCGTCTGATCCCGCCCACTGAGACGTccaggccacgcccaccaccAAGAGCTGCAGCTAGAGTCTGAGgcaaaaggtcagaggtcaggcaGAGTGACGGGCGTAGCCGTGGTGCTAAAGGCTAGCTGCAACAACTggagaaacatttcagatgtAAAAACTAGTCAGTAAATTACTGAAGGTTGTCACACAGATGTCATCATGTAGTTTACACTGCAATGCATGTTGGGTAGTTGacttaaccctttcatgcatagtggtcactacagtggacagctatctaaaagccattttcttctgcttcctgtggatttttatgttataaatgcacacagaccactgaagtggacattaatgcatcataaaatataccatcaactactggccatcagctgcaaatgcaagaaattatttttgttaaatacaatatggccgacagacaaaaaagcatgagaaccaaCCCGgtcctccttctactgtagacgactcttgctaGTAAAGAacatattgtgacatcagagaacccctaaggaacaatactactgatgtatttttcaaataacaactttgtatttggacaaaattacaattgatcacataaaaataaaaaaaaataaaaaaatatttttacaaaaaatatttcctacctttttttatgccttaagaaaaacattttttttttaaatggaaaaaaaattctgacacaaaggatcataattcatgcatgaaagggttacgCTAAGTGCTACGAAGCTAGCACTGGTCAGCCAGAAAAGTCATTTTTGCACACTGACTAACATCAACCTCTTTCAATTTGACCTGAAGTGCCTTGaaatgaggatgaggaggatgaggaggaccaagcagaggaagaggagaaaaaccTGCTGATGGTTTGGAAATGCAGATGAAGCTGAATTAGCTTCTGATTTAGGAAATGGCTAAAAACAGCTAAACAGGTTGTGAGCTGGGTTAGAGCGCCTTTTACCCGACTGTAGGAATCCTGCCTGGAactagtgatgttacgtgatgtgccgaggcttcgaggcgtgtgtcgagtaatggagggggcgtttccgtaaagcgcgtatcgaggcttgcttcatttaggggaggagccggaaacgatgacgtccgaagcctcgctgcccggctgtaccacgtgactgcttcgggaagtggctcagatgttggcgcggggtttgacagctttagaaaccccacaggctccattcaaaatgtgggttgttgtaggcgagttgggtcagttgagagagtggatagagttttgatagtttggatagcagagtttggatagtggttatttagtttgagacagttagtttggtgtttggagagtttaggagatagatagagggagggagggagagagggagggagggagggagagagagagagagagagagagagagagagagagagaggacaggataggagtaggatggagccggcgagaaagaggaggatttcccctatgtgggaacattttgatttgataagccctaacaaggtaaggtgaactgaacatttgcag
It encodes:
- the pcsk1nl gene encoding proprotein convertase subtilisin/kexin type 1 inhibitor, like, translated to MLPPPPPPPALPPPPLPQCVSPSVCSMASLGLLLLGAALLHATQTLAAALGGGRGLDVSVGGIRRQRRDLRNRLPYDEQMMSYPALQAGGGANDLYYQSEDWRARGIDQALQRLVERDQRREQEEEQRAAYLAALLRLLSEAESAGIGREDEEEEEGPPGDFQTADVADYDETGRGMSMGQPGAPWWDLVEPQLAQALLDRMDPRLAQSLLQRTRESGQTSAAPSRDQDALRQMVAKILSSDGPNNAQVMMSSGRRAKRDLSAMARPVSPAHRRTRRSLDGQSPSNEPPLLRVKRLDDEEEEKLRPRGPGLQRMKRIDTMATADLEEVNHGSRRRRRRAVLNYDPQMLMDQILDYLRE